A portion of the Kribbella jejuensis genome contains these proteins:
- a CDS encoding RNA polymerase sigma factor, whose protein sequence is MSESTSPTDDLATLAEAAQAGDKNAMDDLLRQVYPRVLRICRSVLPYSADAEDAAQEALLNIATKINTYSGRSSFSTWVHSVAANSARSTYRKLKRSAQAAHNPEQMEKPDPRTTSVIAGTRLDLLEALETLERDRPQMVTPLVLRDVYGLSYEEIAAEVGAPLGTVKSRIHDAREVVRPLLRPKD, encoded by the coding sequence GCGGAGGCGGCGCAGGCGGGCGACAAGAACGCGATGGACGACCTGCTCCGGCAGGTGTATCCGCGCGTCCTGCGGATCTGCCGGAGCGTCCTGCCGTACTCCGCCGACGCGGAGGACGCGGCGCAGGAGGCCCTGCTGAACATCGCGACCAAGATCAACACGTACTCCGGTCGCAGCAGCTTCTCCACCTGGGTGCACTCCGTCGCGGCCAACTCCGCCCGCTCGACCTATCGCAAGCTCAAGCGCTCCGCACAGGCCGCCCATAACCCGGAGCAGATGGAGAAGCCCGACCCGCGCACCACCAGCGTGATCGCCGGCACCCGTCTCGACCTGCTGGAGGCGCTGGAAACCCTCGAGCGGGACCGGCCACAGATGGTCACCCCGCTGGTCCTGCGGGACGTCTACGGCCTGTCCTACGAGGAGATCGCGGCCGAGGTCGGCGCCCCGCTCGGCACCGTGAAGTCGCGGATCCACGACGCCCGCGAGGTCGTCCGCCCGCTGCTGCGCCCGAAGGACTAG
- a CDS encoding MFS transporter, producing the protein MFSISRALPIAADAVSYLVMAVMLTTIRHRLPAAAPEGGTHEPILKAIRSGLSWLLRQRDLRTIAVTATLLNFAANGTILVLILSMQQRGVRPSVIGLLETAMGVGGLAGAFAAPRLLARYSAGKITILGAWIVAVTFAATALSTLPAVLIALPAAAVFLLPALNSGLFGYQMLITPDQLQGRAQSAFMFMSNTAGPLAPFLGGVFLAALGARTALLVFGALLGVGAVLLTASKPIRTIPLLSEVEAA; encoded by the coding sequence CTGTTCTCGATCAGCCGGGCGCTCCCGATCGCGGCCGACGCGGTGTCGTACCTGGTGATGGCGGTCATGCTGACGACGATCCGGCACCGGCTGCCCGCCGCCGCGCCCGAGGGCGGTACGCACGAACCGATCCTGAAGGCGATCCGCTCGGGACTGTCCTGGCTGTTGCGCCAGCGCGACCTGCGGACCATCGCCGTCACCGCGACGCTGCTCAACTTCGCGGCGAACGGCACCATCCTGGTGCTGATCCTGAGCATGCAGCAGCGCGGCGTCCGGCCGTCGGTGATCGGGCTGCTGGAGACCGCGATGGGCGTCGGCGGCCTGGCCGGCGCGTTCGCGGCGCCCCGGCTGCTCGCCCGGTACAGCGCCGGCAAGATCACCATTCTCGGCGCGTGGATCGTGGCCGTGACGTTCGCGGCGACGGCCCTGAGTACCCTCCCCGCCGTACTGATCGCGCTGCCGGCGGCCGCCGTGTTCCTGCTGCCCGCGCTGAACTCGGGCCTGTTCGGCTACCAGATGCTGATCACCCCGGACCAGTTGCAGGGTCGCGCGCAGAGCGCCTTCATGTTCATGTCCAACACCGCGGGTCCGCTGGCACCGTTCCTCGGCGGGGTCTTCCTGGCGGCGCTGGGCGCGCGGACCGCGCTGCTGGTGTTCGGCGCGCTGCTCGGCGTCGGCGCCGTCCTGCTCACCGCGAGCAAGCCGATCCGGACGATCCCGTTGCTCTCCGAAGTCGAGGCGGCCTGA
- the dhaK gene encoding dihydroxyacetone kinase subunit DhaK has product MKKLINDPADVVSEALRGMAAAHPDRLRVDLENRIVYRKDAPRPGKVGLISGGGSGHEPMHGGFVGVGMLDAACAGEVFTSPVPDQMMAATKAVDSGAGVLHIVKNYTGDVMNFEMAAELAAADAGTEVLSVVTNDDVAVQDSLYTAGRRGVGVTVLLEKIVGAAAEEGRPLQEVADLAKRVNDNGRSMGMALTSCTVPAAGKPTFDLAENEMEVGIGIHGEPGRQRLPLAPAREIAELLVDPVVSDLPYQQGDSVIAFVNGMGGTPLIELYVMYNEVAQLLDRAGITVARSLVGNYITSLEMAGCSVTLLKADDELVRLWDAPVNTPGLRWGA; this is encoded by the coding sequence ATGAAGAAGCTCATCAACGACCCTGCCGATGTTGTGAGTGAAGCGCTGCGCGGGATGGCGGCGGCGCACCCCGACCGGCTCCGGGTGGACCTGGAGAACCGGATCGTCTACCGCAAGGACGCCCCGAGACCCGGAAAGGTCGGGCTGATCTCCGGCGGCGGGTCGGGGCACGAGCCGATGCACGGCGGGTTCGTCGGGGTCGGCATGCTGGACGCGGCCTGCGCGGGTGAGGTCTTCACCTCGCCGGTGCCGGATCAGATGATGGCCGCCACGAAGGCCGTCGACTCGGGCGCCGGCGTGCTGCACATCGTGAAGAACTACACCGGCGACGTGATGAACTTCGAGATGGCCGCCGAGCTGGCCGCGGCCGACGCCGGTACCGAGGTGCTGTCGGTGGTGACCAACGACGACGTCGCCGTCCAGGACAGCCTGTACACGGCCGGCCGGCGCGGCGTCGGCGTGACCGTCCTGCTGGAGAAGATTGTCGGCGCCGCCGCCGAGGAAGGCCGCCCGCTGCAGGAGGTCGCGGATCTCGCCAAGCGCGTGAACGACAACGGCCGCAGCATGGGCATGGCGCTCACGTCGTGCACGGTCCCGGCCGCCGGCAAGCCGACGTTCGACCTCGCCGAGAACGAGATGGAGGTCGGCATCGGCATCCACGGCGAGCCCGGCCGGCAACGGTTGCCGCTGGCACCGGCCCGCGAGATCGCCGAACTGCTGGTCGATCCGGTGGTGTCGGACCTGCCTTACCAGCAAGGCGATTCGGTGATTGCCTTCGTCAACGGCATGGGCGGTACGCCGCTGATCGAGCTGTACGTGATGTACAACGAGGTCGCCCAGCTGCTCGACCGCGCCGGTATCACCGTCGCCCGCTCACTGGTCGGCAACTACATCACCTCGCTCGAGATGGCCGGCTGCTCGGTCACCCTGCTCAAGGCGGACGACGAACTGGTACGCCTCTGGGACGCCCCGGTGAACACCCCCGGCCTACGCTGGGGCGCGTGA
- the dhaL gene encoding dihydroxyacetone kinase subunit DhaL, protein MGVDSFVNWLRDVAGSLHENAAYLTELDSAIGDADHGANMDRGFQAVVALLDETSFESADELLKKAGMTLVSKVGGASGPLYGTFFLRFGTALAGADLTPETIGKGLHAGVDGVLARGKAELGDKTMYDAWAPALTAYDDAVAGGADLGTALTAAAEAAAKGRDATTPLVARKGRASYLGERSAGHQDPGATSTTLILESAARTLA, encoded by the coding sequence ATGGGAGTGGATTCCTTCGTCAACTGGTTGCGGGACGTTGCCGGTTCGCTGCACGAGAACGCGGCGTACCTGACCGAGCTGGACTCGGCGATCGGGGACGCCGATCACGGCGCGAACATGGACCGTGGGTTCCAGGCAGTGGTCGCGCTGCTGGACGAGACGTCGTTCGAGAGCGCCGACGAGCTGCTGAAGAAGGCCGGGATGACGCTGGTCAGCAAGGTCGGCGGAGCAAGCGGGCCACTGTACGGGACGTTCTTCCTGCGGTTCGGAACCGCACTGGCCGGGGCCGACCTGACGCCGGAGACGATCGGCAAGGGCCTGCACGCCGGCGTCGACGGCGTCCTCGCGCGCGGCAAGGCCGAACTCGGGGACAAGACGATGTACGACGCCTGGGCCCCGGCGCTGACGGCGTACGACGACGCGGTCGCAGGCGGAGCTGACCTCGGTACGGCGCTGACCGCGGCGGCGGAGGCGGCCGCGAAGGGGCGGGACGCGACCACGCCGCTGGTCGCCCGGAAGGGGCGGGCGAGCTACCTGGGCGAGCGCAGCGCCGGTCACCAGGATCCGGGCGCGACGAGTACGACGCTGATCTTGGAGTCGGCGGCCCGCACACTCGCATGA